One genomic region from Leptospira inadai serovar Lyme str. 10 encodes:
- a CDS encoding sensor histidine kinase, whose protein sequence is MHLLKYKKILLPLAWIAITVSLGSWWLFLGLRQNRMATELASRIGGIAEQEVLDKLERQSVMIKMEGAFFLSMLVAGGITLVWLTFREYKRNKLIQDFFSTVTHEMKTPLASLRLQVESLLEESPNPSTDKLLHRLLKDSVRIESQMTKALYLASLMRSEGLYLEDTNLPDLEESFKDDWSELTLITEWTCARVKADRKALESVFRNLLENSVQHGKATKVKISTEPISGGRVKFEFQDDGIGFHGDLRTLGRPFIRHTSTSGTGIGLYIIKNLIKKMGGNFVLRTSESGGFRAEWTLFASGKGTRST, encoded by the coding sequence ATGCACCTCCTTAAATACAAAAAAATTCTCCTTCCGCTGGCATGGATAGCGATTACCGTTTCACTGGGGAGCTGGTGGCTTTTTTTGGGGCTTCGCCAAAATCGCATGGCTACGGAATTAGCGTCTAGGATCGGCGGAATCGCGGAGCAAGAGGTTCTGGATAAGTTAGAAAGACAAAGTGTTATGATCAAGATGGAGGGAGCATTCTTCCTCTCTATGCTCGTAGCCGGCGGAATTACTTTAGTATGGCTGACGTTTCGAGAATACAAACGTAATAAGCTCATTCAGGATTTCTTTTCGACCGTCACTCACGAAATGAAAACTCCGTTGGCGAGTTTGAGATTGCAGGTGGAAAGTCTTTTGGAGGAAAGTCCCAATCCTTCGACCGATAAGCTTCTTCATCGACTTCTTAAAGATTCCGTACGAATCGAATCCCAAATGACCAAGGCTCTCTACCTCGCCAGTCTGATGCGGTCCGAGGGATTGTATTTGGAAGATACGAATCTTCCGGATCTAGAGGAAAGTTTTAAGGACGATTGGTCGGAATTAACGTTGATAACCGAATGGACCTGCGCGAGAGTCAAGGCGGACCGCAAAGCTTTAGAAAGCGTTTTCAGAAATCTTTTAGAAAATTCCGTTCAGCACGGCAAAGCGACGAAAGTTAAAATATCTACGGAGCCGATTTCCGGCGGAAGAGTAAAGTTCGAATTCCAAGATGACGGGATAGGTTTTCACGGCGATCTTCGCACATTAGGTAGACCGTTTATTCGACATACTTCGACAAGCGGCACCGGGATCGGCTTGTATATCATCAAGAATCTTATCAAGAAAATGGGCGGCAATTTCGTTTTACGCACTTCCGAATCCGGAGGATTTCGAGCGGAATGGACTCTTTTCGCTTCCGGAAAAGGAACTAGATCGACATGA
- a CDS encoding Cof-type HAD-IIB family hydrolase: protein MRFPYGKELEGIHTIAMDLDGTLLNSRGCISSLNHYVLSAALAQGIRLIIATGRRFSSALPFALEFSGDLFVVSNNGQVLRASPTGARVAETYLSPNAAAAVLDSGKKSGFDPILHVDHYEDGVDILAESPITDPKFHNYSGGDLKRSRVVKNCLDYGSDRILVACFLSQQKDHLVELERNLLSLPESDQFRTVITRIHGVAYCLEVLEKNVSKWSAIDTFLRANGLDSAGVVAFGDEKNDWEMISQAGFGFAMKNAIPYLRDRATYVTRYSNDEDAIAMTLLELGALCFP, encoded by the coding sequence ATGCGGTTTCCCTACGGCAAAGAGCTCGAGGGAATACATACGATCGCGATGGATTTGGACGGAACTCTTCTGAATTCCCGCGGATGCATCTCTAGTTTGAACCATTACGTATTGAGCGCGGCTCTTGCCCAAGGAATTCGCTTAATCATTGCAACCGGAAGAAGGTTCTCTTCCGCCCTCCCCTTTGCGTTGGAATTCAGCGGGGACTTATTCGTCGTTTCCAATAACGGTCAAGTTTTACGTGCCAGCCCGACCGGGGCCAGGGTCGCTGAAACGTATCTTTCTCCGAATGCTGCGGCTGCCGTTTTGGACTCGGGTAAAAAATCCGGATTCGATCCTATTTTACATGTGGATCATTATGAGGACGGCGTCGATATTTTGGCGGAGTCGCCGATTACGGATCCTAAGTTTCATAATTACTCCGGAGGGGATTTGAAACGAAGTCGTGTGGTGAAAAATTGTTTGGATTACGGTAGCGATAGAATTCTGGTGGCCTGCTTTTTATCGCAACAAAAGGATCACTTGGTCGAGCTGGAAAGGAATCTGCTTTCTTTGCCCGAATCCGACCAATTCAGAACCGTCATCACGCGTATCCACGGGGTCGCGTATTGCTTGGAAGTTTTGGAAAAGAACGTTTCGAAATGGTCTGCGATCGATACTTTTTTGCGAGCCAACGGGTTGGACTCTGCGGGAGTCGTCGCTTTCGGGGATGAGAAAAACGATTGGGAAATGATTTCCCAGGCGGGATTCGGTTTTGCGATGAAGAACGCGATTCCCTATTTAAGAGATCGCGCAACATACGTTACGCGCTATAGCAATGATGAGGACGCGATTGCGATGACTCTCTTGGAGTTAGGCGCGCTTTGCTTTCCTTAA
- a CDS encoding discoidin domain-containing protein, which produces MNQDSIRISHPQPVKIREVRTKGTFDLKEGKLRGYSESLDSPGIGVITLVLGEGSSFNQIRLHSSESKAAYFPDTFRFEISLDGKVWEPILQETGFRRSNKKIGHWNFSLVRANFLKLVSKVSEKEGSKWTVGIADLEVGVSGIVKVEVSSERDRFWVKENLIDQRPDYGWASQVSPQPKEEFFLVDLGSISRVNELRLLSPKEAPSFFPETFTVYYSEDDLTWNQLLEENQFLSELGVWYQWRFLPANIRFLKFVSRPQKKTNQESYATRIVEVELYAAPYLSDLTHKPTAEPLPYATVLRAGLVRLAVDGETSEGAAVQANDRRLRDSTTEYKGIVELASDGEDKEGVAVQGSDRRLKHASETTFGLVRLAMNGENRADRVVQGNDERLKSATTQAQGIVELAENGETKEGVAVQGNDDRLKHANMNRFGLVQLASPGEAIPGKVVTSDDPRLRAATTETSGILRFASSGEDAAGAAVQGNDKRLKLATTQTFGIVQLGRSGESKEGVVVQGNDERLRHASTEYPGIIALAPAGKSIPNHAVSADDPRLSDARSPKPHSHDYAPLEHDFNSHSGFLRVKGTVEAPYLNISPPPENNGLIYARNEAEKGSGIVGSGRHIGVLAYGEKFGVRGDSSSGDRESAGILGLAKRGFGGWFHSRSGHAVYASGKGIPQLNETGSGKALLAEGESDFIGTIFVQTGKGTDCIAHFFPVQSGDVIAEGDWLVMGEDGRLRKSKNSNATNVVGVAVKSAAMVLGEKPHVEGQWLVAISGVVLANVEAQSQPILPGDLLSVGLTGGHAVRVSSETLKHGALVAKALGAQRNGRGVIPVLLSCG; this is translated from the coding sequence ATGAATCAAGATTCCATTCGGATCAGTCATCCCCAGCCTGTAAAAATTCGCGAGGTTCGAACCAAAGGGACGTTCGATCTAAAAGAAGGAAAACTCCGCGGGTATTCTGAGAGTCTAGATTCTCCCGGAATCGGAGTCATTACGTTAGTCTTAGGAGAAGGATCCAGTTTTAATCAGATTCGGCTTCATTCATCCGAATCTAAGGCGGCCTATTTTCCCGACACATTCCGATTTGAAATTTCGTTGGATGGGAAAGTTTGGGAGCCTATTTTGCAAGAGACCGGATTCCGACGTTCCAATAAAAAGATCGGGCATTGGAATTTCTCTCTGGTTCGCGCTAACTTTCTAAAACTAGTCAGTAAGGTCTCCGAAAAAGAAGGTTCGAAATGGACGGTGGGCATAGCCGATCTGGAAGTGGGAGTTTCCGGCATCGTAAAAGTGGAGGTGAGTTCGGAGCGGGATCGGTTTTGGGTAAAAGAAAACTTGATCGATCAACGTCCGGATTACGGCTGGGCCTCCCAGGTATCGCCTCAACCTAAGGAGGAATTTTTTCTAGTGGACCTGGGATCTATCAGCAGGGTCAACGAGCTGAGGTTGCTTTCTCCCAAAGAGGCTCCGTCCTTTTTTCCCGAAACGTTTACGGTGTACTACAGCGAGGACGATCTGACCTGGAATCAGCTTTTGGAGGAAAATCAATTTCTTTCCGAACTCGGCGTTTGGTATCAGTGGAGATTTTTACCGGCAAATATTCGATTTTTAAAGTTCGTATCTAGGCCCCAAAAAAAGACGAATCAGGAGTCCTATGCGACTCGCATCGTGGAAGTCGAACTGTACGCAGCTCCTTATTTAAGCGACTTAACGCATAAACCGACGGCGGAACCTCTTCCCTATGCTACCGTTCTTCGTGCCGGGTTGGTCCGCCTTGCGGTCGACGGCGAAACTTCCGAAGGTGCCGCGGTTCAGGCAAATGATCGTCGCTTACGGGATTCTACCACCGAATATAAAGGGATCGTCGAGTTGGCCTCCGATGGAGAAGACAAGGAGGGCGTCGCGGTTCAGGGCAGCGATCGCCGCTTGAAGCACGCAAGTGAGACCACGTTCGGTCTTGTCAGGCTGGCCATGAACGGGGAGAACAGAGCGGATCGAGTCGTTCAAGGAAACGATGAGCGGCTAAAATCGGCGACCACGCAGGCCCAAGGAATTGTGGAGCTTGCGGAGAACGGAGAAACAAAAGAGGGAGTCGCAGTCCAGGGAAACGACGATCGTCTCAAGCACGCGAATATGAATCGATTCGGTTTGGTTCAATTGGCTTCTCCCGGAGAAGCGATTCCGGGGAAGGTGGTAACCTCGGATGACCCTCGATTGCGAGCGGCGACGACGGAAACATCCGGAATTCTAAGATTCGCTTCCAGCGGAGAAGATGCCGCGGGAGCCGCCGTTCAGGGGAATGATAAACGCCTAAAATTGGCCACCACTCAGACATTCGGAATCGTGCAGCTTGGGCGATCCGGTGAATCGAAGGAAGGCGTAGTTGTTCAGGGAAATGATGAACGATTGAGACATGCGAGTACGGAATATCCGGGGATTATCGCGTTGGCTCCTGCCGGCAAATCGATTCCGAATCACGCGGTATCTGCGGACGATCCTCGTTTGTCCGACGCCAGGTCACCGAAACCTCACAGTCATGATTACGCTCCCTTGGAGCACGACTTTAATTCGCATAGCGGATTCCTAAGAGTGAAAGGAACGGTCGAGGCGCCATATTTGAATATCTCACCTCCTCCCGAAAATAATGGGCTTATCTATGCGAGAAATGAGGCCGAGAAGGGTTCCGGTATCGTAGGATCAGGACGGCATATCGGAGTTCTTGCCTACGGAGAAAAATTCGGAGTGCGCGGGGATAGTTCTTCCGGCGACCGGGAATCGGCAGGTATTTTGGGGCTTGCGAAGCGAGGCTTCGGAGGATGGTTTCATTCTCGTTCCGGACATGCAGTGTATGCGAGCGGGAAAGGAATTCCCCAGTTAAATGAAACCGGATCCGGGAAAGCATTACTCGCGGAAGGCGAATCCGATTTTATCGGAACTATTTTCGTGCAGACGGGAAAAGGCACCGATTGCATTGCCCATTTTTTCCCGGTACAGTCCGGCGATGTGATTGCGGAAGGAGATTGGCTGGTGATGGGAGAAGACGGAAGGCTTCGTAAATCTAAAAATTCCAACGCCACCAATGTGGTCGGAGTTGCCGTAAAATCGGCAGCGATGGTATTGGGAGAAAAGCCGCATGTCGAGGGGCAGTGGTTAGTGGCGATCTCCGGAGTGGTTCTTGCAAACGTAGAGGCCCAGTCCCAGCCTATCCTACCGGGCGATCTGCTTTCTGTCGGGCTGACGGGAGGGCACGCAGTCCGGGTCTCTTCCGAAACTCTAAAGCACGGGGCATTGGTTGCCAAGGCCTTGGGCGCGCAAAGAAACGGCCGCGGCGTAATTCCGGTTTTATTAAGCTGCGGTTGA
- a CDS encoding 1,4-dihydroxy-6-naphthoate synthase, with protein MKLSLAYSPCPNDTFIFYHLIAGKTKAPFSIQEELHDVEQLNRFAKEGKFHSSKLSFAAFFQVADRYSLLDSGSALGRNCGPLIVKRKGTPATSPKGKKILVPGAWTTANLLTHLYLEGDYEPVPIRYDLILNQVLSGKAEFGVVIHEERFTYEKRGLEKVRDLGEWWEETSGAPIPLGCIAIRRDLEKNLKEDLDFSIKESLSLAYENREDTYDYIFRHSQDTSKEVVDAHIDLYVNEFSRSLGDEGRRAISTLYKEALRTGLVPAGRETTLFT; from the coding sequence ATGAAACTTAGCCTCGCATATTCTCCCTGCCCGAACGATACTTTCATTTTCTATCATTTAATCGCAGGCAAGACCAAGGCTCCGTTTTCCATCCAAGAAGAATTGCATGACGTGGAGCAACTGAATCGCTTTGCAAAAGAAGGAAAATTCCATTCCTCCAAACTTTCCTTTGCGGCGTTCTTTCAAGTCGCGGACCGGTATTCCTTGCTTGACTCAGGTTCGGCGCTCGGAAGAAATTGCGGCCCACTAATCGTAAAACGGAAGGGAACTCCCGCCACGAGTCCTAAGGGAAAAAAAATTCTCGTCCCGGGGGCCTGGACCACCGCCAACCTTTTGACTCATTTGTATTTGGAAGGCGATTACGAACCGGTCCCGATCCGTTACGACCTGATTCTGAATCAAGTATTGTCGGGCAAAGCGGAGTTTGGAGTCGTTATCCATGAAGAAAGATTCACGTACGAAAAACGAGGCCTGGAAAAAGTTCGAGATTTAGGGGAATGGTGGGAAGAAACGAGCGGGGCACCGATTCCTTTAGGCTGCATCGCAATCCGAAGAGATTTGGAGAAAAATCTAAAAGAGGATTTGGATTTCTCGATTAAAGAAAGTTTATCCCTTGCGTACGAAAATCGGGAAGATACGTACGATTATATTTTCCGCCACTCTCAAGATACGAGCAAAGAAGTCGTGGATGCTCATATCGACCTCTATGTAAATGAATTCTCCCGGAGCCTGGGGGACGAAGGCAGAAGAGCGATTTCCACGTTATACAAAGAAGCACTTCGTACCGGCCTTGTTCCGGCAGGGCGAGAAACAACGCTATTCACATAA
- the metF gene encoding methylenetetrahydrofolate reductase [NAD(P)H], translating to MKKILEIYTNAKEPVYSFEFFPPKTMEGEAKLYETVTELSRVNPGYITVTYGAGGSTRDKTIRLTSDLARKFNLAAAAHFTCVGGNKEEIHTILKEIESSGIRNLMALRGDPPKGEGAFRKVEGGFEHASELISFIKSEGFDFCMGGACYPEKHPQSTDLDKDVDNLKKKVDAGADYLVSQLFFKNEIFESFLNLVRKKGIRVPVVPGIMPITSFSQIERFRSMAACEFPEKLLVDLEEVQNRPEEFYRRSLNFSVEQCRELIEMGSPGIHLYTLNQSHASYDIVRELRGEGK from the coding sequence ATGAAAAAAATTCTAGAAATATATACTAACGCAAAGGAACCCGTGTACTCCTTCGAGTTCTTTCCTCCTAAGACGATGGAAGGAGAAGCTAAATTATATGAAACCGTTACGGAGCTCTCGCGTGTCAATCCGGGCTATATTACGGTAACCTACGGAGCCGGAGGATCCACTCGAGACAAAACGATTCGACTCACTTCCGATTTGGCCCGAAAATTCAATCTGGCCGCAGCCGCGCATTTCACTTGCGTGGGAGGAAATAAGGAAGAAATACATACTATTCTAAAGGAGATCGAATCTTCGGGGATCCGCAATTTAATGGCACTCCGGGGAGATCCTCCTAAGGGCGAAGGCGCTTTTAGAAAAGTCGAAGGCGGTTTCGAGCACGCGAGCGAACTAATTTCGTTTATCAAATCGGAGGGTTTCGATTTTTGTATGGGAGGGGCTTGCTATCCGGAAAAGCATCCACAGTCAACGGACCTGGACAAGGACGTCGACAATCTGAAGAAAAAAGTCGATGCGGGAGCGGACTATTTGGTTTCACAGCTCTTCTTTAAAAACGAGATTTTCGAATCCTTTTTGAATCTAGTTAGAAAGAAGGGAATTCGGGTGCCGGTCGTTCCCGGGATCATGCCGATCACCTCTTTTTCGCAAATCGAAAGATTTAGAAGTATGGCCGCCTGCGAGTTTCCTGAGAAGCTTTTGGTGGATCTGGAAGAAGTGCAAAATCGTCCCGAAGAATTCTATCGTAGAAGTTTGAATTTTAGCGTGGAACAGTGTAGGGAGTTGATCGAAATGGGATCTCCCGGGATTCACCTGTATACCCTGAATCAATCCCATGCTAGCTATGATATCGTAAGGGAGCTTCGAGGAGAAGGAAAATAG
- a CDS encoding helix-turn-helix domain-containing protein, translating into MGEHYPYIKFLTDIIESGVWAHLSAAGKTLYLVLLKFSDQTFKPVWPSNEILLRLTGLKTKKSINEGKRDLVKAGLLQFVPGTGHKNTMYYFCFNYPGSKIPPQGVIFGNPRGVEAGASGVQDGSPEGVREVSPNNINITIHNTQNQKPDLRKEAQKLSLDFLSREYGPGILAEAMEIAKAQNQEGNLYYIRGICRNLSSAGKQPNFEHRTGASPQDRNFSRSYEASWQGFLDWCKDLLSPSSVAVLQNIRVEPDGRTLLVIDPVPVALRTIVTKYFTDTIHPSILVIFSAKQEENRTKA; encoded by the coding sequence ATGGGCGAGCATTATCCATATATCAAATTCCTAACAGACATCATTGAATCTGGGGTTTGGGCTCACCTCTCTGCGGCCGGGAAGACGCTGTATTTGGTCCTGCTTAAATTTAGCGACCAGACCTTTAAACCGGTCTGGCCTAGCAATGAAATCCTATTAAGGCTCACGGGCTTAAAAACAAAGAAATCCATTAATGAGGGCAAGAGAGACCTAGTTAAGGCAGGCCTTCTGCAATTCGTCCCAGGGACCGGGCATAAGAATACCATGTATTATTTCTGCTTCAACTACCCCGGTTCCAAAATCCCACCCCAGGGGGTTATTTTTGGAAACCCCAGGGGTGTAGAAGCGGGAGCCTCCGGGGTTCAGGATGGTAGCCCTGAGGGGGTTCGAGAGGTATCCCCAAACAATATTAATATAACCATCCATAATACCCAAAACCAAAAACCAGATCTGCGCAAAGAGGCGCAAAAATTATCTTTAGATTTTCTCTCTAGGGAATATGGGCCTGGTATTCTGGCAGAGGCGATGGAGATCGCCAAGGCGCAGAACCAAGAAGGAAATTTATACTACATTCGAGGGATTTGTAGAAATCTTTCGAGCGCAGGTAAACAGCCGAATTTTGAGCACCGAACGGGAGCGTCTCCGCAAGACCGAAATTTCTCCCGCAGTTATGAAGCGTCATGGCAAGGATTTTTAGATTGGTGCAAAGATTTGCTCTCCCCGTCTAGTGTCGCGGTCTTGCAAAATATTCGAGTCGAACCGGATGGACGGACTTTGTTGGTCATCGATCCGGTACCTGTCGCCTTGAGAACAATCGTTACAAAGTACTTCACAGACACAATCCACCCATCGATACTGGTTATATTTTCCGCGAAGCAAGAGGAGAATCGTACAAAAGCATGA
- the hemB gene encoding porphobilinogen synthase: protein MELRRNRILPAMRNLTSSESLNAKKMIQPLFVAESLKDRESMPSLPGVFRDTKETVLKQIESDSKLGVDHFLLFLVPGNKSNDSIPTKFYEEVISGIKRNFPEAFLWIDTCLCSLTTHGHCGLLDAKGRIDNAKSVRRLSEIALCYANSGADGISPSDMMDGRVASHRKILDEHGFETVPVMSYSTKFKSNFYGPFREAAESAPGRGDRSSYQIDVRNKEDSLLCSLRDAKEGADLLMVKPGLTAIDLIHPIRNATGLPVGAYQVSGEYASLSLLAENGFCKFEDALRETWQVFGRAGASYLITYAARRGKEIFA from the coding sequence ATGGAGCTCAGAAGAAATCGGATTTTACCGGCCATGAGAAATTTGACTTCTTCCGAATCTTTGAATGCAAAAAAAATGATCCAACCTTTATTTGTTGCGGAATCCCTAAAGGATCGGGAAAGTATGCCTTCCCTGCCCGGAGTATTCCGAGATACGAAGGAAACCGTTTTAAAACAAATAGAGTCCGATTCCAAACTAGGCGTCGATCATTTCCTGCTTTTTTTAGTTCCGGGCAATAAGTCGAACGATTCCATTCCGACGAAATTTTACGAAGAAGTCATAAGCGGAATTAAACGGAATTTTCCGGAGGCCTTTCTCTGGATCGATACCTGTCTCTGCTCCTTAACTACCCACGGGCATTGCGGATTATTGGATGCCAAGGGTAGAATCGATAATGCTAAATCGGTCCGTCGCCTTTCGGAGATCGCTCTTTGTTATGCGAATTCCGGAGCGGACGGAATTTCTCCCTCGGATATGATGGACGGTCGAGTCGCAAGCCATCGCAAAATTTTGGACGAGCACGGTTTCGAGACGGTTCCGGTCATGAGCTACTCGACTAAATTTAAGAGTAACTTTTACGGTCCGTTTCGGGAGGCCGCGGAGTCCGCTCCGGGTCGTGGAGATCGATCTTCCTATCAAATCGATGTGCGTAATAAGGAGGATTCTCTCCTGTGTTCGTTAAGGGACGCGAAAGAAGGAGCGGATTTGCTTATGGTAAAGCCGGGTCTAACCGCAATTGATTTAATTCATCCGATACGAAACGCAACGGGGTTGCCTGTGGGAGCATACCAGGTAAGCGGTGAATACGCGTCATTATCCCTTCTCGCGGAAAACGGGTTTTGCAAATTCGAAGATGCCCTGAGGGAGACCTGGCAAGTGTTCGGCCGGGCCGGAGCTTCGTACTTGATTACGTATGCCGCGAGACGCGGAAAGGAGATCTTCGCTTGA
- the hemL gene encoding glutamate-1-semialdehyde 2,1-aminomutase: protein MKSYGTSSELFDRAKKVAPGGVHSPVRSFRSVGGTPVFFQAAKGASLTDVEGKQYIDYCLSFGPLLLGHRDPEVEEIVLETASLAWSFGAVEPYSLELAEWIVARIPWVEKIRFVNSGTEAVMSALRVARAATGRNKILKFDGCYHGHLDALLVKAGSGLAGESSSDSAGIGSELIRNTLVLPLDDEKMVEDLFEMEGKNIAALVIEPLPANYGLLIQRKEFLQKIVAVARKHGALILFDEVISGFRVGLTGMSGELGIRPDLVTYGKIIGGGFPVGAYAGRAELMDLVAPQGPVYQAGTLSASPFGMRAGLATLIKCERENVYSILEERTKRLSEGLLSIFRKYDPETDWAAETYASLFWFHKKTASPIRTVDGIPAGHKESFAKVFHLLLENGIYLAPSGYEVGFTGFAHTAQVIAKTLELAEEAFKKNRS from the coding sequence TTGAAATCGTACGGCACATCCTCGGAACTTTTTGATCGCGCTAAAAAGGTCGCTCCGGGAGGAGTTCATTCTCCGGTAAGATCCTTCCGATCCGTAGGAGGAACTCCCGTATTTTTTCAAGCCGCAAAAGGGGCCTCATTAACGGATGTGGAAGGAAAGCAGTACATCGATTATTGCTTAAGCTTCGGCCCTTTGCTTTTGGGTCATCGGGATCCTGAAGTGGAAGAAATCGTCCTGGAGACCGCCTCGCTGGCGTGGAGCTTCGGTGCGGTCGAGCCTTATTCCCTGGAGTTAGCCGAGTGGATCGTCGCGCGAATCCCTTGGGTGGAAAAAATCCGTTTTGTGAATAGTGGTACGGAAGCGGTCATGAGCGCGTTGCGGGTGGCCCGTGCCGCGACCGGTCGAAATAAAATATTGAAATTTGACGGATGTTATCACGGGCATTTGGACGCCCTTTTGGTAAAAGCCGGCTCCGGTTTGGCCGGGGAATCGTCTTCGGATAGTGCCGGGATCGGTTCTGAACTTATACGAAATACGTTAGTCCTTCCTCTCGACGACGAGAAAATGGTCGAAGATCTATTCGAGATGGAAGGGAAGAATATTGCCGCTCTTGTGATCGAGCCTTTACCTGCAAATTACGGATTATTGATACAACGAAAGGAGTTCCTGCAAAAAATCGTGGCAGTCGCGCGAAAGCACGGGGCCTTGATTTTGTTCGACGAAGTGATCAGTGGATTTCGCGTCGGTCTTACGGGAATGAGCGGCGAATTGGGGATTCGCCCGGATTTGGTGACTTACGGCAAAATTATCGGCGGAGGGTTTCCGGTGGGTGCGTATGCCGGCCGAGCGGAGCTAATGGATTTAGTCGCTCCTCAAGGGCCCGTTTATCAAGCCGGTACATTAAGTGCGAGTCCCTTCGGCATGAGAGCCGGATTGGCGACTCTTATAAAATGCGAACGGGAAAACGTGTATTCGATCTTAGAAGAAAGAACGAAACGGCTATCCGAGGGACTCCTTTCAATTTTTAGAAAGTATGATCCTGAAACCGACTGGGCGGCGGAAACTTACGCATCGCTATTTTGGTTCCATAAAAAAACCGCCTCCCCCATTCGAACCGTCGATGGGATTCCTGCGGGCCATAAGGAATCTTTCGCGAAAGTATTTCATTTATTATTGGAGAACGGAATTTATCTGGCGCCTTCCGGTTATGAAGTGGGGTTTACCGGCTTTGCACACACTGCGCAGGTAATCGCGAAAACCTTGGAATTGGCGGAAGAAGCTTTCAAAAAGAATCGATCGTAA
- a CDS encoding hydroxymethylbilane synthase has product MSFVLRIGSRKSSLAKLQSCLVRDALLRAHPNLNIELFFKEASGDQDLVTPLWKMPTRGVFTQDLTKELTDGNVDLVIHSYKDLDLEGHAGTETVMVLPRADQRDVLLWKRSTFDNPPNEIKIHSSSPRREYNLSAFLPLALPRRHQGKPIYFHPVRGNVQTRVRKWMEDDSISGLVVAKAALDRLLSREFSFAEQPEYVEVRDQLRSVLNEQLFMVLPLSKNPNAPAQGALAAEFRAGDDRVRELLSPLRSLSEERNVTDERRLLSLFGGGCHQKIGVAVHSGESGTVLFLRGKTDSGEELDSAIRWKGDDFPRPISGSHVFPTKRQTAGRTRLPLPSSPPTGRFWFVARADAFPESWSNPEPDTILVVAGTKTWEKLASRDLWVHASTDGLGESDAKNLGTLLGEIPNFVKLTHEESGIVEGTWDRLPTYKVEWETPLRDVSEYSHFFWMSATQFERAYRKDPSIAQKIHATGSGATYSYIRNILGTSGKVYAFPNYESWVNACKGEIPEFLKKEIGHL; this is encoded by the coding sequence TTGTCCTTCGTTTTAAGAATCGGCTCTAGAAAAAGTTCTCTCGCAAAACTCCAGTCTTGTCTCGTACGTGATGCCTTACTAAGAGCGCATCCGAATCTCAACATCGAACTATTTTTTAAAGAGGCCAGCGGAGACCAGGATTTGGTGACTCCGCTCTGGAAGATGCCGACTCGCGGGGTATTCACCCAGGATTTAACGAAAGAATTAACGGACGGAAATGTCGATCTAGTCATCCATTCTTATAAGGATTTGGACTTGGAAGGTCATGCCGGAACGGAAACGGTGATGGTTCTTCCGCGAGCGGACCAACGGGATGTCCTCCTCTGGAAACGTTCCACATTCGACAATCCTCCGAATGAGATCAAAATCCATTCTTCTAGTCCACGAAGGGAATATAATCTTTCCGCTTTTTTACCGCTCGCTCTTCCTCGTCGTCATCAAGGAAAGCCGATTTACTTTCATCCTGTGCGCGGGAATGTGCAAACAAGAGTCAGAAAATGGATGGAAGACGATTCTATTTCGGGCCTAGTCGTGGCGAAAGCGGCGCTGGACCGTCTCTTGTCTCGGGAATTTTCCTTTGCGGAGCAGCCGGAATACGTCGAGGTACGGGATCAGTTACGCTCCGTTTTGAACGAGCAATTGTTCATGGTTCTTCCTTTATCAAAAAATCCGAATGCACCGGCTCAGGGCGCACTGGCTGCGGAATTTCGCGCCGGCGACGACCGAGTCCGAGAACTTCTCTCTCCGTTGCGGAGCCTGTCGGAAGAGAGGAATGTCACGGATGAGCGTAGGCTTCTCTCTTTGTTCGGCGGAGGTTGCCACCAAAAAATAGGAGTCGCGGTTCATTCGGGCGAGTCGGGCACTGTGTTGTTTCTGCGTGGAAAAACGGATTCCGGCGAGGAATTGGATTCCGCTATTCGTTGGAAAGGCGATGATTTCCCTCGTCCGATTTCCGGTTCGCATGTTTTTCCTACGAAGAGACAAACCGCAGGAAGAACCCGACTTCCCCTCCCCTCTTCTCCGCCGACGGGCAGATTTTGGTTCGTGGCAAGGGCGGATGCATTCCCGGAGTCTTGGTCCAATCCGGAGCCCGATACGATTTTGGTTGTGGCAGGCACTAAAACTTGGGAGAAGTTAGCGTCCCGCGATCTATGGGTGCACGCGTCTACGGATGGATTGGGCGAAAGTGATGCGAAAAATCTCGGGACTCTTTTGGGGGAAATTCCGAACTTCGTTAAACTAACTCACGAAGAAAGCGGTATCGTCGAAGGAACTTGGGATCGTTTGCCCACATATAAAGTCGAATGGGAAACTCCATTGCGGGACGTATCGGAGTACTCTCATTTTTTTTGGATGAGCGCGACTCAGTTCGAGCGCGCATACAGAAAGGACCCATCCATCGCGCAGAAAATACACGCGACCGGGTCCGGAGCGACATATTCGTATATTAGAAATATCTTAGGAACAAGCGGGAAGGTTTATGCCTTCCCGAACTATGAGTCTTGGGTTAATGCTTGCAAGGGAGAGATCCCGGAATTTCTGAAAAAGGAAATAGGACATCTATGA